From the Canis lupus familiaris isolate Mischka breed German Shepherd chromosome 27, alternate assembly UU_Cfam_GSD_1.0, whole genome shotgun sequence genome, the window AGACCAGAGGCCTGATAAGTTTGGGAAGAGCAGGTAGGTTTACTGGGGTCAGAGGCATTTGGAGGCCTACGCTCTGTTCTCCAGACCAGATGGGTTCTCAGCTCTGATGAGGAAATTTTGATGCTTCTCCAGCATCTCCCCACCTGTttgccctgccctccttcctACCCTTTGCTCTCTGACATGGTGCACAACTTGCTTTCTTCATCTTTGTCACTGCCAAAGGGCCCAGCACACAGTGTGCTTATACATGTTCCTTGAATGAATATCCTCTACCTGACTCTGCTGCCTCCTTCATGTTTTCCCTCACTCTCACACTGGAGATTTTGAAAGTCTCTGTATTACATCTTCTTAGGGAGGACATCAGTGTGGAGGACTTTGCAGACTAGCAGGCCTGGTTTGATACGATGGTCCCCCATTACCAGGGAGGATTTGAGGGGCTTCTTCCTCCAGGCTCCAGGAGCTAGACATCTATTTTTACAGCTGCTGAAGGTATCTCCCTACTTTtcttaactaattttaaaaaattatggtggGGATAGTTTATAGGTCAGGTCAGTGTGCAGGAAGAAATATTACCAAAGTTCCCTGGGGGGTGGCTGTCTCATGGTCTTGAAAACACTGCGTCTCCAAGAGGCAATTTGCTTTTATCACAAAACATATTTGCAACTCTTTAGTTTTAAAGGACCCTGCAGTCTTAAACTGTCTCCCCGCTTCCAGACTCTGCCACATACACTCTATGTAGCACCCCAACACCAAAAGCCCAGACAACACTCATCCATGCAGAACACCTGTTTTCTTGATTATATGCAACAAATGTTGTTTTCTAGGTTGTCTTTATTGCTGCCCTGTAGCAATTCTTGGGCTACTTGTCTCCATTATCAATTGATATATGTTATGCTCTTCCAGCAGGCAGATTCATTCTAACTCTAATTCAAGCAAAATCACGTGGAAAGACCAATTTCCTTCACCAAGTATATTCCAAttgataaatatgatttttagctagtatcttgttgagaatttttgtgtccatgttcatcagggatattggtctataattctcctttttggtgtggtctttgtctggttttggaattaaggtgatgctggcctcatagaacaaatttggaagtattccatctctttctatctttccgaacagctttagtagaataggtatggtttcttcttaaaacgtttgatagaattcccctggaaagccatctggccctgaacttttgtgtcttgggaggtttttgatgatttcctcaatttcctcgctggttattggtctgttcaggttttctatttcttcctgttccagttttggtagtttgtggctttccagaaatgcgtccatttcttctagattgcctaatttattggcgtaaagctgctcataataagtttttaagatcgtttgtatttccttggtattggtggtgatctctcctttctcattcatgattttattaatttgagacttttctctcttctttttaataaggctcgccaatggtttatctatcttattaattctttcaaagaaccaactcctggttttgttgatctgttccacagttcctctggtctctatttcattgagttctcctCCAATcgttattaactctcttcttctgctgggtgtaggatctatttgctgttttttctccagctcctttaggtgcaaggttagcttttgtatttgagtcctttccagtttttggagggatgcttgtattgcgatgtatttccccctcaggactgtttttgctgtatcccaaagattttgaatggttgtatcttcattctcaatagtttccacgaatctttttaattctcccttaatttcctggttgaccctttcatcttttagcaagatggtccttaacctccatgtgtttgaagtccttccaaacttctggttgtgatttagttctaatttcaagtcattatggtctgagaatatgcaggggacgatcccaatcttttggtattggttaagacctgatttgtgaccccatatgtggtctattttggagaaaattccatgtgcacatgagaagaatgtgtattcagttgcatttggatgtaaagttctgtaaatatctgtgaaatccatctggtccggGGGATcacttaaagctcttgttttgttggcgatgttgtgcttagaatatctgtcaattgtagaaagcgctacattcaagtcaccaagtatattattatctaagtatgtcttagctttggttattaattgatttatatacttggcagctcccacactcagggcataaatattcatgatttttatgtcctcttgttggatagatcctttaagtatgatatcgtgatttttagattatattcttttggtttatccttttctctttttcttttctaattgcaGAAATCACAAAGCAGAAGGGATTAGAAAAAACTAGGGAAGTGGGATAAAGAGTGTCCATAAAAGAGTGGTGGTAGAGGTTCTCTGTTGTAGATATTGTTGCCTGAGTTGGGGTGAGGCAGGTGGGTCTTCGTGGAGAAGTTGTATTGGTCTATATTTGGATGATAACTGAGGACTCTGAGGCAGGATACAACTTTCATATGACTCAGATGATTTGGTGTCTTTCctacaacaaaacaaagcaagacaaGTTAACTTTGCAAGGGAGCAGGTGAAGCAGCCATGTAGGGCTGTGAGAGGGCCAAGCACAGTCTGGtgagaaaggacagagagaaagagacaactGAGTCCTTACACAGGAGGACAGTGCGCACTTAAAGATATGAAGGAAGATAATGAGAGAGATAGTTGGCCTTTCCTAAGATACACCGTGTGCAGTGTATTACTGAGGGTATGTGTTGGGAGGAGGTGCATGGAAGAAGGAGCCATGGGCTCTGAGCACTCACAACTGTTAGTCTAGGTGGAGACAGATTGTAGTGATGGATGGGACTACTGGATGGACTTTTAGATTCTGTGCttacaaagaaaggaaggatatgggaaaaaacaaaatgtttagtAAGACTTCTTAGAAAAAGTGTTCTGAATCAGTGCTCTCCTATGTTATAGTTGTAATTTGGAAAATGAGGAGGACAGGAAATGGATTTCCTTCTACTGTTTGCTTTGAGGATTTTCATTAGGTGTTGTGTATTGACAGGATCCTgggttgagaaaaaaaaaaggggtatTGAGTCCTAGGGGGAAGtagagaagaaactgattttCCCTTTTGACATCAATGTATCACATCATTCTCTAATCCCTTCTTAGCTTTcccagctctctctttcttttttttgtattttttttgtatattttttattggagtttgatttgccaacatgtagcataaccagtgctcatcctgtcaagggccctcctcagtgccatcacccagtcaccccaacctcccacccacctccctttccaccacctctcttttcacagagttaggagtctctcatgttctgtcaccctcactgatatttctcaacatttcctctcctttcactgttactccctttcattatttttggaaaaaatagtcCAGATAGAGTCAGCTTCTCTGCCATAGGCCCATTCTCCTCCAGTACCTGTGCTTCATTTCACTCATTCTTCTTCTCAGGCTGATACTTGAGGATGAGTACACAAATAGCATCAAGAGAGTGAGGTGTCAGGGACCCAATTGCACTGAGGTCCACAAGATAAGTGAGTCCAAAGAAGAATGTCATGACTGCTGCAATAACACAAATGATCACGATGACCACAACCTGGGTGAATGTGCCAAAATAGGTCCTGGCAagggcatatttttttttttttagcacaaacacatttatttactaACCAAAGGAATGATCCTAATTAAATCAACACTTTGAAATAGTTGCATGTAAAATGTTTGTGGTAAAGATAATTGAacacagtaatgaaaaaaaagcagtatGGAGATTTGCTCATTGAACTGAGCTTGTTCATCCCCACAGATAATTCCTGTCCAAAATGATGATGGAATTTTTACTCTACTTTTTCATAGATCCGCGTACAGGTGACATTGTTCATGACGCATTCCACCACCAATTTCCCATCTTCCAACTTTCTTGTTATTGTGCTTTCCTTCCCATCCCATTCCTGATGTTGAACCCATGCGCCGTCTGTGAAGTTGCAGACAGTCTGAGTTTTTCTGCCATCAGCTGTAGTTTCTTCAAACTTCTCTCCCAGATTACACGAAAACTGTGTTGTTTTCAAAGTGCTCTCAGTTTTTATGGTGAGGTTTTTGCCGTCAGAAGAGATGATACAATCTggtttggccattttttttttaattcagaggtTTTATTCTGTAAagcacatatgcacatatttcAAACACAGAAAATTAATCTGGGAGTGAATGCCATAACAGATCAGCTACTGACCATCATGCAGCAAGGTAAGTGAGGTGGGTCTGCTGGCCCTCGTAACCCCACAGTGCCTGCAGGAGGGTTGAAAACCAGGATGCTGAATCCCTACATACTGCCACAGAAAAGGCAACCGAAATGCAGGCGCCTAGTAACGAGAAAAACTTACAAATAGAATCAATACTGATCCAAGTCATACAGTGAAagggcaaaaggaaaaaggaaagagatcaaTATGATCTGAAACAACCATTTAATAGTAAGTTGCTAACCTTTTATTGGACCTCCAGTCCAAGATGCCTGAGGATGCCCCAGGGGTCCTGTGCAGGGTCACTCGGAATGGCACATGGGCCCCAGATGGGATGCTTTTCTTATCCTGAGGTCCCCCAGGAGGATGTGGCAAAGGACTGGGCCATCGTCTGCCATCATCTTTATATGACTATATATGGGGACTGTAAAGTTTAAGATGCatgcagaaagaaaacagaaaaatccaaaagTTACAACATAGAAGGCAGGAGCCCAGCCAATATGGAGAAATACGTCAGGCAAGGGGCTACCAGGTCGAAGCTGGTAGTAAGGCACCATAAGTGTAAGTGCTGCAGAGATACCAAAATACAACAAAGAGCTGATGAACAGTGAAATCACAATGCCCATAGGGATAGAATGCTGGGGATTCTGGGTTACTTTACCTCTGGTCACGATGTTGTCAAAACCAACAAAAGCATAGAAGCAGGTAGCTGCGCCACGGAAAATCCCCTGGAAGCCAAAAGACATGAATCCTCCAGAGCCCAGAGGGCTCAAACTAGAGGTGTCATTGAGTCCAGCCTTCACGTAGTCCTCTTCTGTGAGCTTCCAGTTGCGCAGATCCCTTAATGATGCCAGAGATGATGacaaaactgagaaagaaaactttaacCAATGTGAACCATTTGGAAATCTGGGAACACTCAAAAACCCACAGATACCAGAAATCAGTGAGGAAGAATACAAAACACGTAACAAAGAAGCctagatatttttcaaagacacGGGAAACATATGATGAAATGTTCTCAGTCAGGGTCTCAGATATCTGGTCCCCACGCAGATTGTCAAAAATTAACATCCACACCCAACCCAACACAACTCCATCAGCaacaaggaagaggaggaggttcCAGCCAGTGACAAAAGCACCAAGTTCACCTACAGTGACATAGGTGTAGACATATGCAGAGTCAGCATGAGGAATCCGGATACTCAACTCTGCATAGCACAGCCCAGCCAACAACGAGGCTAGGCCAGCCACCAAAAAGCAGATCACAATCGAAGGTCCTGCTTGATTACTGATCACCTCCCCAGCCAGGACATATACACCTATACCCACTGTGCGGTCCACACCCAGGGTCACTAAATCCAGTGTGTTCAAATATCTGATCTGGGTCACATCTTGCTTCAATGTACGTCTGCGTACCAGCTTTTGACCAAATCTGCGAAGTGCCTGACACAGCATTCCAGCTGGAATTGAAGAGGATTCTATGATCAGCGCTGTAGCAAGCCCAGAGTGGAGAGAGTCTGTGATCTGATTCCGTGAGGCTGAGTTAAGCTGAAATGGGTTGGGGCTGCTGAGTTCCTTTGCTCAGGCTTCAAAGATGCTGCTTCATATTTCATCTGGTACGTGCTGTCATTCCATAATGCCTaagtaaatggtaaatatttactgaacaatgGTGTTAAACCAACCAACCATAGCTCAGAAGTCCCATGTAACCTGTCGCAGCCCAAATATCACAGAAACTGACTCTAAATGGCACCATAGACAAATCAACCCTGCTTTCCCTACAGAAAAAGTACCAAATATCTTCCaacattctgctttttaaaaaaaaaagattttatttatttgaagagagagagagagggcactaACATGCACGTGTGCACTCACACACACGagcggacacacacacacacatacactaaagGGGaccaggggtagagggagaggcagaagtagactgactccctgctgagcaagaagctccaagcagggctcaatcccaggcccctgagaccatgacctgagcccaaggcagccttTTAACTacctaagccactcaggcacccgcTAATATTCTGCTCTTTTACATACTACATAACTTATTCCAATTTGGGTATGTCTGACACCTCTAGCTTCATGTACTAATTAAGCTGTACGACACAGTGAGGCATGAATGTATTGTGCAATAATTCacatgtggggtgtgtgtgctgTGCTTGAGCATGAGATATGACACATTAATTCATGGATTAGTGGGCCTCACTGTAATTGCagacccatttttaaaaatcttctgttcttaatatacaaatattgatCCTCCAGCCTTAAAATCCTTAGCCCCTACATCACCTAGCCAAGATCAGATGGCACTTTGGCCCCCTAGCCTTCATTCTGCCTCATCCATTCAGCTCTACTGATGGCCAAGAGTGTATAGTccacctctccctttccctaccTAGTCCCGCAGAGGTGCTGTGAACAGAGAGGagtgaggaggaaggggcagggtcTTCATAACCACCTGCAAGAAGGAGAGGACCAGGCTGCCTGGGAAAGAAATGCTAGAGAAATGGGGGCAGCAGCCACCCCACATCCAGGATTGAGAAGGGAGAGGAGCCAGGAAGGTGGTTTTGGGAATTCTGACATTCAATACACCTCACCCAAAGTACCCAGGCAAAATTCACTACAGTTTTTGTGTCCACAGTTATGAGAATGTGATgggcagggagaaaaaaatgtcacCTAGCTCAATAGCTCATGACCTAAACAATTCCTtctgtctcctccctctctgggctccaggagAGAAGGTGAGCTCACTTCTGCAACAGTTTCCTCACTGGCAACTCTGTGCTCTGTACACACCTGCAATATCTGTAATGTCAGATTCCATGAGCCTGGAGACCACGGTCTGCTCTTTGAGCTTGTATTTAAACCCTCACTTGTAACTCCCTATGAATTTTTcataaggaattatttttaactcCCACAAACCATTGTCTGATATGcaaaattttttaatgaaggaaCACCACATGTGGttcttctttccccctcctctgctGCTATTCAAATGGTCCCCTCCTCAAGGGAAGCAAGGCTTTGGATATAGAATTCACAGCAATGGCCTGGAAATGAGTAGTGGAGAAGAGAATAAAGTCACGTGGCCCCCAACCTCCTCCCTACTCAAGCCTTGGTTATGAGAGAACTTTAGGAATGTTGCCAGAGGTATTGAAAGACAGAAAGATCAAGTCTAATTGAAAAGTCTTCTCTATAGATGATCAAAAGGAACCCTTGGATTATGGATAGCTTAGCCATCTACCTAGAAATCTATCTCGGATTTGCCATTCACctgtttcaattttatattttattttaatttttttattggagttcaatttgccaacatttagcataacactcagtgctcattccaccaagtgcccccctcagtgccccaaccccctgcccacccccccgcccacctccccttcctttttttttaaagattttatttatttattaatgagattcagaaagagagagagagagagagaatatgaggcagagacacaggcagagggagatgcaggctccattaagggagcccaacatgggactcgatcccagctctccaggatcaggccctgggctgaaggctgtgctaaaccgcttagccaccccgggttgcccccacctcccttttcactaccccttgttcatttcccagagttaggtgtctctcatgttttgtcatgcTCACTGATGtttcacccattttctctcctttccctttattccctttcactaatttttatattccccaaatgaataagaccatataatgtttgtccttctccgactgacttacttcactcagcataataccctccaattccatccacgttgaagcaaatggtgggtatttaacAACAAGCAGTGAGGTAGATAGGGAGggtcgattctttttttttttttttaactcaatgtagttaaaatatagtgtattattagcttcaggggtagaatttagtgactcatcagctGTATaggacacccagtgctcattataacaagtgccctccttaatgcccatcactcagttacctcatccccccactccccacctaaTCAGCAACCCTGAGTTTGattcctacagttaagagtctcttatggtttgcttatCTCTCTGTTTTACATTCCCTTAggtcatctgctttgtttcttaaattccacaatgaGAGAAATCATAgggtgtctttctctgactaacttatttgacttagcataatacactctagttttATCCACATCATTTCAAGTAGTAAAATTTCATTCTatttgatggctgagtaaatatgtatatatatataccacatcttctttatccattcatctgtcaaaggacatctcagtttttttatatattttagctattgtggacattgcttctataaacattggggtacatgcaCCCTCTTTGAATCACTAAATTTATATCCCTTGGACAAATACCTTatagtgcaaatgctgggttgtaggatagctGTTTTTGACCTTTTTAGgaacctccagactgttttccagagtggctataccagtttacattcccaccaagggagggtcatttttttttaagatttttaaaaatctatttattcatgatagacacacacacaca encodes:
- the LOC106557533 gene encoding fatty acid-binding protein 5 produces the protein MAKPDCIISSDGKNLTIKTESTLKTTQFSCNLGEKFEETTADGRKTQTVCNFTDGAWVQHQEWDGKESTITRKLEDGKLVVECVMNNVTCTRIYEKVE
- the LOC609554 gene encoding LOW QUALITY PROTEIN: cationic amino acid transporter 3-like isoform X4 (The sequence of the model RefSeq protein was modified relative to this genomic sequence to represent the inferred CDS: inserted 2 bases in 1 codon), encoding MLCQALRRFGQKLVRRRTLKQDVTQIRYLNTLDLVTLGVDRTVGIGVYVLAGEVISNQAGPSIVICFLVAGLASLLAGLCYAELSIRIPHADSAYVYTYVTVGELGAFVTGWNLLLFLVADGVVLGWVWMLIFDNLRGDQISETLTENISSYVSRVFEKYLGFFVTCFVFFLTDFWYLWVFECSQISKWFTLVKVFFLSFVIISGIIKXDLRNWKLTEEDYVKAGLNDTSSLSPLGSGGFMSFGFQGIFRGAATCFYAFVGFDNIVTRGKVTQNPQHSIPMGIVISLFISSLLYFGISAALTLMVPYYQLRPGSPLPDVFLHIGWAPAFYVVTFGFFCFLSACILNFTVPIYSHIKMMADDGPVLCHILLGDLRIRKASHLGPMCHSE